From Methanomicrobiales archaeon HGW-Methanomicrobiales-1, a single genomic window includes:
- a CDS encoding ABC transporter ATP-binding protein — translation MMILWKYLRPQKWLIVVALILAGISQLLNLVDPIIFGKIIDDYALNPLYIPENVLVTGVLFWLGVAIAIAFFARVAKTFQDYFARLAVELFGMQIYNDGLEQTLRLSYDEFEDQRSGETLSILQKVRSDTQTFINAFINVLFSAFVGICFLIAYSLTKNWLLVPVFVIGILVLGSLTWLLSSKIKTTQREINRETNEISGVITESLRNIELVKSLGLTFPEIWRLRKRNLKIFNLEMTKIKRVRMLTFFQGTTLSILKQSILFILLWLIFHKVLTTGELVSMQFITAIIFGPLQDFGSVIVSYREAEVSVNNFDLLMQKPIEERPENPIEIDELNDIRFENIVFRHKTAGYNAIDGISFHVKTGETIAFVGPSGAGKSTLMKLLAGLYRPISGEIYFNGQPSTLIRFNPLRRQIGLVTQDSQLFSGTIKENLLFVRWDATDEQMMDVLHKASCDGILNRSAQGIDTLIGEDGMMLSGGEKQRISIARALLRHPRLLIFDEATSALDSLTEEDITNTIRDISTSRDQISILIAHRLSTILHADVIYVMEAGKIVETGSHQSLLDQKGLYYAMWRQQIGERRMPTS, via the coding sequence ATGATGATCCTTTGGAAATATCTAAGGCCGCAGAAATGGCTTATCGTTGTCGCTCTCATTTTAGCGGGCATCAGCCAGCTGCTGAACCTTGTCGATCCGATTATTTTTGGAAAGATCATCGATGACTATGCCTTAAATCCACTCTACATCCCGGAAAATGTTCTGGTCACCGGTGTCCTTTTCTGGCTGGGAGTTGCCATTGCAATCGCGTTTTTCGCCCGGGTTGCAAAAACGTTCCAGGATTATTTTGCCCGGCTGGCAGTGGAATTGTTCGGGATGCAGATATACAATGACGGACTGGAGCAGACGCTCCGCCTTTCGTACGATGAGTTTGAGGACCAGCGGAGCGGTGAGACATTATCAATATTGCAAAAAGTCCGGTCGGATACCCAGACCTTCATCAATGCATTCATCAATGTCCTCTTCTCTGCATTTGTCGGCATTTGTTTTCTCATCGCGTATTCTCTCACCAAGAACTGGCTGCTGGTACCTGTTTTTGTGATTGGGATCCTCGTCTTGGGATCGCTGACCTGGCTGCTCTCTTCAAAGATCAAGACAACGCAGAGAGAGATCAACCGCGAAACCAACGAGATCTCCGGGGTGATCACCGAATCCTTGCGGAACATCGAGCTCGTGAAAAGCCTGGGCCTCACCTTCCCTGAGATCTGGAGACTACGGAAACGAAATTTAAAGATCTTCAACCTGGAGATGACGAAAATAAAACGGGTCCGTATGCTGACGTTTTTCCAGGGAACTACGCTTTCCATCCTCAAGCAGTCGATACTGTTCATTCTCCTCTGGTTAATCTTCCACAAAGTCCTTACAACAGGAGAACTGGTCTCGATGCAGTTCATCACTGCTATCATCTTTGGACCTTTGCAGGACTTTGGCTCCGTAATCGTGAGTTATCGCGAGGCCGAAGTTTCGGTAAATAATTTCGATCTGCTGATGCAAAAGCCGATTGAAGAAAGACCGGAAAACCCGATCGAGATCGACGAGCTGAACGATATCCGGTTTGAAAACATTGTCTTCCGTCACAAGACTGCCGGTTATAACGCCATCGACGGGATCTCTTTTCACGTGAAGACCGGTGAGACAATCGCGTTTGTCGGTCCATCGGGTGCTGGCAAGTCAACGCTCATGAAGCTCCTGGCAGGGTTATACCGTCCTATCAGCGGGGAGATATATTTCAATGGACAGCCCTCGACACTTATCCGGTTTAACCCGTTGCGCCGGCAGATTGGCCTCGTTACACAGGACTCCCAGTTGTTCTCAGGTACGATAAAGGAAAACCTCCTGTTCGTGAGGTGGGATGCGACTGACGAGCAGATGATGGATGTATTGCACAAGGCTTCGTGTGACGGGATACTTAACCGTTCTGCACAAGGCATTGACACGCTCATCGGGGAGGACGGTATGATGTTGTCCGGAGGAGAGAAGCAGCGTATCTCCATTGCCCGGGCCCTGCTGCGTCATCCCCGCCTGTTAATCTTTGACGAAGCAACGTCGGCACTTGATTCGCTGACCGAAGAGGATATCACGAACACCATCCGGGATATTTCCACGAGCAGGGACCAGATCTCCATCCTGATTGCTCATCGCCTGTCTACCATACTGCACGCGGATGTGATCTATGTAATGGAGGCAGGAAAGATCGTTGAGACCGGTTCCCACCAGAGTCTTCTTGACCAGAAGGGTTTGTATTATGCAATGTGGCGCCAGCAGATAGGTGAACGCAGGATGCCCACCTCCTGA
- a CDS encoding BMP family ABC transporter substrate-binding protein has product MDRKYLILSVIVAAVIVLAVAVAVSMLPHEPAANTVYIVYGSEKGDLSYTDSAYQGLAAAQEKFSLATREFIPSDYETLPAILNTTKGSERPGLIITVGFQYAGFTRQLAQQYPDIEFLAIDQSGTGSGNTRSSEITSYGDSYLAGVLAASASKTGRVGIIMGMQSDVLDAFLDGYTDGARAVNSSISVDPAYVHQYTTNGFSDPTVAGQVAEGMYRNGTDVIFACAGYSNTGVFDAANTTPGRYAIGTDSDQSPLGPQFVLASAVKRVDRVVYTGIADHLNGSFTGGNQVTGLNEGVTGIVYNPKFAFYNETVNAWKTQAQESEEKYLVSRTKPVQK; this is encoded by the coding sequence ATGGACCGAAAGTATCTCATTTTGAGCGTTATTGTTGCAGCAGTCATCGTTCTTGCCGTAGCAGTTGCGGTAAGTATGCTGCCGCACGAACCTGCTGCCAATACCGTGTACATCGTGTACGGGTCTGAGAAAGGCGACCTCTCATACACCGACAGCGCGTACCAGGGCCTTGCGGCAGCACAGGAAAAGTTTTCCCTAGCCACCCGGGAGTTCATACCTTCTGATTACGAAACCCTTCCGGCAATCCTCAACACTACGAAGGGATCGGAAAGACCGGGTCTTATCATAACAGTCGGTTTCCAGTATGCCGGTTTCACCCGCCAGCTTGCGCAGCAGTATCCGGATATTGAGTTCTTAGCCATAGACCAGTCGGGAACCGGGTCGGGCAATACCCGGTCGTCCGAGATCACCTCTTATGGGGACAGTTATCTTGCCGGTGTGCTTGCCGCATCGGCATCGAAGACCGGGCGGGTGGGGATCATCATGGGGATGCAGTCGGACGTGCTCGATGCCTTTCTCGATGGTTACACGGACGGTGCCCGTGCCGTCAACTCATCGATCTCCGTTGATCCTGCGTATGTGCACCAATACACAACCAACGGGTTTTCCGATCCTACCGTGGCCGGACAGGTTGCAGAAGGGATGTACCGCAACGGGACAGACGTGATCTTTGCGTGTGCAGGATATTCCAATACGGGCGTGTTTGATGCAGCAAATACTACCCCCGGGCGGTATGCTATCGGCACGGATTCCGACCAGTCCCCGCTTGGCCCGCAATTCGTGCTTGCATCGGCAGTCAAGCGGGTGGACCGGGTTGTCTATACCGGTATCGCTGACCATCTCAACGGGTCATTTACCGGGGGAAACCAGGTTACCGGGCTCAATGAAGGAGTGACCGGCATTGTCTACAACCCGAAATTTGCTTTCTATAATGAAACGGTCAATGCGTGGAAAACACAGGCACAAGAGAGTGAAGAAAAGTACCTGGTATCCCGGACAAAGCCGGTGCAGAAATAA